In the genome of Massilia sp. PAMC28688, one region contains:
- the sucD gene encoding succinate--CoA ligase subunit alpha → MSILINKDTKVITQGITGKTGQFHTRMCRDYANGKNAFVAGVNPKKAGEDFEGIPIFANVADAKKETGANVSVIYVPPAGAAAAIWEAVEAELDLAICITEGIPVRDMMALKDRMAKAGSKTLLLGPNCPGLITPDEIKIGIMPGHIHRKGRIGVVSRSGTLTYEAVGQLTALGLGQSSAVGIGGDPINGLKHIDVMKMFNDDPDTDAVIMIGEIGGPDEANAAYWIKDNMKKPVVCFIAGVTAPPGKRMGHAGALISGGADTAQAKLDIMEECGIKATKNPSEMARLLQAML, encoded by the coding sequence ATGTCGATCCTGATCAATAAAGATACAAAAGTCATCACCCAGGGAATTACCGGCAAGACCGGCCAGTTCCACACCCGCATGTGCCGCGACTATGCCAATGGCAAGAATGCCTTTGTCGCAGGCGTGAACCCCAAGAAAGCCGGCGAAGATTTCGAAGGCATTCCTATTTTTGCCAACGTGGCGGACGCCAAGAAGGAAACCGGCGCCAACGTGTCGGTCATCTACGTGCCGCCGGCCGGCGCCGCTGCTGCCATCTGGGAAGCCGTGGAAGCCGAGCTGGACCTGGCCATCTGCATCACCGAAGGCATTCCCGTGCGCGACATGATGGCGCTCAAGGACCGCATGGCCAAGGCCGGCTCGAAGACCCTGCTGCTGGGCCCTAACTGCCCGGGCCTGATCACGCCGGACGAAATCAAGATTGGCATCATGCCGGGCCATATTCACCGCAAGGGCCGCATCGGCGTGGTGTCGCGCTCGGGCACGCTGACGTACGAAGCGGTGGGCCAGCTGACCGCGCTGGGCCTGGGCCAGTCCTCGGCTGTCGGTATCGGCGGCGACCCGATCAACGGCCTCAAGCATATCGACGTCATGAAGATGTTCAATGATGACCCTGATACCGACGCTGTCATCATGATTGGCGAGATCGGCGGCCCGGACGAAGCCAACGCGGCTTACTGGATCAAGGACAACATGAAAAAGCCGGTGGTCTGCTTCATTGCAGGCGTGACCGCGCCACCGGGCAAGCGCATGGGCCACGCCGGCGCGCTCATCTCGGGCGGTGCCGACACGGCCCAGGCCAAGCTGGACATCATGGAAGAGTGCGGCATCAAGGCCACCAAGAACCCGTCGGAAATGGCCCGTCTGCTGCAGGCCATGTTGTAA
- a CDS encoding FHA domain-containing protein: protein MAKIIITSDGKLIKEVELVKERMTIGRKPHNDIVIDHRAVSSAHATITVMLDDAILEDLGSTNGTFIQGEKVTRRQLASGDRITIAIFELQYLATPPKAAPTGKVEVMNGAHKGKTLPLNKPLTTVGKPGVAVVAITYASGTYTAAKIDGEQGPTVNGAELEHEPRRLVQGDVLDLAGTRMVFLAK from the coding sequence GTGGCAAAAATCATCATTACGTCTGATGGCAAGCTCATCAAGGAAGTGGAACTCGTCAAGGAGAGGATGACCATCGGGCGCAAGCCGCATAACGATATCGTCATCGACCACCGCGCCGTGAGCAGCGCCCATGCCACCATCACGGTCATGCTGGACGATGCGATCCTGGAAGACTTGGGCAGTACCAACGGCACCTTTATCCAGGGCGAAAAGGTCACGCGGCGCCAGCTGGCAAGCGGCGACCGGATCACGATCGCCATTTTTGAACTGCAATACCTGGCCACGCCACCCAAGGCCGCACCGACCGGGAAGGTGGAAGTGATGAACGGCGCGCACAAGGGCAAGACGCTGCCATTGAATAAACCCTTGACCACGGTCGGCAAGCCGGGCGTGGCGGTGGTGGCCATTACTTATGCAAGTGGTACCTATACAGCAGCCAAGATTGATGGCGAGCAGGGGCCAACGGTCAACGGCGCGGAGCTGGAACACGAGCCGCGTCGGCTGGTACAGGGTGACGTGCTCGATCTCGCGGGTACGCGCATGGTTTTTTTGGCAAAATAA
- a CDS encoding pilin, translated as MKSMKIVKKAQAGFTLIELMIVVAIVGILAAVALPAYKDYTVRGRVSELITNASAQKQTIAENLGDDPTNLGTTANTGACRGVKDTTVATTNMASMACAGGVITVTGTAKTENVVLKFRPTVNADGNVTWTCGATADTMFRFVPAECRNVAS; from the coding sequence ATGAAATCGATGAAAATTGTTAAAAAAGCACAAGCCGGCTTCACCCTGATCGAATTGATGATCGTGGTCGCCATCGTTGGCATCTTGGCTGCTGTCGCACTGCCAGCGTACAAGGATTACACGGTACGTGGCCGCGTGTCGGAACTGATCACGAATGCCTCGGCACAAAAGCAAACTATTGCTGAAAATCTGGGCGACGATCCAACTAACCTGGGAACGACTGCTAATACAGGCGCTTGCCGCGGGGTGAAGGATACGACCGTCGCGACCACTAATATGGCGAGCATGGCATGCGCAGGCGGTGTAATCACCGTGACCGGTACCGCCAAGACTGAAAACGTCGTTCTGAAATTCCGCCCAACTGTGAACGCAGACGGCAATGTGACCTGGACTTGCGGCGCCACCGCTGACACGATGTTCCGTTTCGTTCCTGCTGAATGCCGTAACGTAGCGTCCTAA
- a CDS encoding O-antigen ligase, whose protein sequence is MNAATKNASWRHGIVLSGVREWPVLVLLIASMAMLNHFAPHSHNAQRITHLALLAFASAYIFIRRSRLIWPSNPAGGIALLLFFLLGVISSSRAYAPSYGFLEVGYTLLLVLTGLAAGREMADSYSKKLNWVLTICAIGCAAYLLQAFVGLSIFVQMGITPGVGDIIQNFENFRFFNHAQTVTVPLLVLLCCRAKTQKVRYAVFILAGFWWMLLFTVGGRGTMLGLGAGVLVALVLMKGTAKLFVGMMALTAITGFVLDYLIFYQLPPVFGLEPFGHSSALVDRTVHDPTSSRTYLWRRCLQMIAAHPMLGVGPMHFAHGGMDLRLGSHPHSWVMQYAAEWGIPAVICLIATIGAAGRRLFCQAKALATTDVSDGLVATGLIATGTAIVVDALVSGSFIMPISQLLIVTYLACASGWVWSRTRPSTWTVVPQFALRGAIGIAVIMVVLGVSVDAGDLPGSHTDYPVKGPGFSIFPRFWFDGRF, encoded by the coding sequence ATGAACGCTGCAACAAAAAATGCATCGTGGCGTCACGGGATAGTTCTTTCGGGGGTCCGGGAATGGCCAGTGCTGGTGCTACTAATCGCCAGTATGGCCATGCTAAATCATTTCGCTCCCCATAGCCACAATGCCCAGCGGATCACGCACCTGGCCTTATTGGCTTTCGCTTCGGCGTATATTTTCATCAGACGCTCGCGGCTCATTTGGCCCAGCAATCCGGCCGGTGGCATCGCACTTCTGCTGTTTTTCTTACTTGGTGTGATCTCCTCAAGCCGCGCTTATGCGCCGTCCTATGGCTTCCTGGAGGTTGGATACACGCTGCTGCTCGTTTTGACAGGGTTAGCGGCGGGAAGGGAAATGGCGGACTCTTACTCAAAGAAGTTGAATTGGGTTCTGACAATCTGCGCGATTGGATGCGCAGCTTATCTTCTCCAGGCTTTCGTGGGCTTGTCGATATTCGTTCAGATGGGAATTACCCCTGGTGTCGGTGATATCATCCAAAACTTCGAAAATTTTCGGTTTTTCAATCACGCACAAACAGTGACCGTTCCCCTCCTGGTGCTGCTGTGTTGTCGCGCCAAGACCCAAAAAGTACGGTACGCCGTATTCATTCTCGCGGGGTTTTGGTGGATGTTACTTTTCACTGTGGGTGGACGCGGGACCATGTTAGGCCTGGGGGCAGGGGTTTTGGTTGCCCTAGTGCTGATGAAGGGGACAGCGAAACTTTTCGTTGGTATGATGGCGCTGACGGCCATCACAGGGTTCGTTCTGGATTATTTGATTTTTTATCAGTTACCTCCCGTTTTCGGTCTTGAGCCTTTTGGCCATTCAAGCGCATTGGTCGACCGGACAGTGCACGACCCGACTAGCTCTCGCACCTATCTATGGCGTCGCTGTTTGCAGATGATCGCTGCTCACCCAATGCTCGGCGTCGGGCCCATGCACTTCGCGCATGGCGGGATGGATCTCAGACTCGGCAGCCACCCGCATAGTTGGGTTATGCAGTACGCGGCAGAATGGGGCATTCCAGCGGTAATCTGTCTTATCGCGACAATCGGTGCGGCCGGACGGCGCCTGTTTTGCCAAGCGAAGGCGCTGGCGACAACAGATGTGTCCGACGGACTGGTCGCGACTGGACTGATTGCAACCGGGACTGCCATTGTGGTTGACGCGCTGGTGTCAGGTTCCTTCATTATGCCGATAAGTCAGTTGCTTATTGTCACGTACCTGGCATGCGCCAGCGGATGGGTATGGTCGAGAACCCGGCCGTCAACATGGACTGTAGTCCCCCAATTTGCGCTGCGAGGCGCGATTGGGATAGCGGTCATCATGGTGGTGCTTGGGGTTTCCGTTGATGCTGGCGATCTTCCCGGAAGTCACACGGACTACCCTGTTAAGGGTCCGGGTTTTTCAATCTTTCCACGTTTCTGGTTTGACGGGCGTTTCTAG
- the moaC gene encoding cyclic pyranopterin monophosphate synthase MoaC produces MNDPKNASPLTHFDAAGQAHMVDVGGKADTHRIAVAAGTIVMKPDTLALILEGTARKGDVLGIARIAAIMGAKRTSDLVPLCHPLPITRVAVEFEIDQLQSCIHCRAQVDTVGKTGVEMEALTAVQVALLTIYDMCKAADRGMVMTNVRVLEKHGGKSGDWTASV; encoded by the coding sequence ATGAACGACCCAAAAAACGCTTCTCCCCTCACCCACTTCGATGCTGCCGGACAAGCCCACATGGTGGATGTCGGCGGCAAGGCCGACACCCACCGGATTGCCGTTGCGGCCGGTACCATTGTCATGAAACCTGACACGCTGGCGCTTATCCTTGAAGGAACGGCGCGCAAGGGCGATGTGCTCGGCATTGCCCGCATTGCCGCCATCATGGGCGCCAAGCGCACCAGCGACCTGGTGCCGCTGTGCCATCCGCTGCCGATCACGCGGGTGGCGGTGGAATTCGAGATTGATCAGCTGCAGTCATGTATCCATTGCCGCGCCCAGGTAGACACGGTGGGCAAGACGGGGGTGGAGATGGAGGCGCTCACAGCGGTGCAGGTGGCCTTGCTGACCATTTACGACATGTGCAAGGCGGCCGACCGCGGCATGGTCATGACCAATGTGCGGGTGCTGGAAAAGCATGGTGGCAAATCAGGGGATTGGACCGCCTCGGTCTAG
- a CDS encoding M48 family metalloprotease gives MKIPPAMRLTRLPQLALAAAVAAAISSTALQAGAQTGLDQSLPMLGDTARGDLSPVMERRIGEEIMRDIRRDRDFLDDAPIAEYLNNFGSALVAAQPGARGETNADFYFFAVRDVQLNAFALPGGFIGVHSGLLLAAQTESELASVMGHEIGHVTQRHIARMIGQQKQDALIPLAALLLGALAARASGDAAMGVVMGGQGLAIQRQLNFSREAEREADRVGFQIMSQGGYDTSGMVAFFGRMQAATRSYSDLMPSYLRSHPLTSERISDIQARIREVPYRQRVDTLDFHLVRARARVLQDGSTQGLAETQAAFEAQQKLLNRQQQVSAQYGLSYLALKRGQLASAQTWLDRARATQRGTEGAFAIGSSASDGAPLFTYLQLEIKLAPSQPEAIRQQGLKDAEQAHRRYPLSRGIAHQYGEGLINNGRAAEAVKFLRDQTLQYREEVKLHELLAKAYAAQGKISLQHISLAEYYALLGGKVAALDQLAIARKASDASFYDMALIDARERELKAQRREELKEEKDGKK, from the coding sequence ATGAAAATTCCTCCTGCCATGCGACTCACACGCTTGCCGCAGCTGGCGCTCGCTGCAGCTGTCGCGGCCGCCATCTCCAGCACGGCGCTGCAGGCGGGCGCCCAGACGGGCCTGGACCAGAGCTTGCCGATGCTGGGCGACACTGCCCGCGGCGACCTGTCGCCCGTGATGGAGCGGCGCATCGGCGAGGAAATCATGCGCGACATCCGGCGCGACCGCGATTTTCTCGATGACGCGCCGATTGCCGAATACCTCAACAATTTTGGCAGCGCCCTGGTGGCCGCCCAGCCCGGGGCACGGGGCGAGACCAACGCCGACTTTTATTTCTTTGCCGTGCGCGATGTGCAGCTGAACGCTTTTGCCTTGCCGGGAGGCTTTATTGGCGTGCACTCGGGGCTGCTGCTGGCGGCGCAGACCGAATCGGAACTGGCCTCCGTCATGGGCCATGAAATCGGCCACGTCACCCAGCGCCATATTGCCCGCATGATCGGCCAGCAAAAGCAGGATGCGCTCATCCCGCTGGCGGCCTTGCTGCTTGGCGCCCTGGCCGCGCGCGCCAGCGGTGACGCGGCCATGGGCGTGGTCATGGGCGGCCAGGGCCTGGCGATCCAGCGCCAGCTCAATTTCAGCCGCGAGGCAGAGCGCGAGGCCGACCGCGTGGGCTTTCAAATCATGTCCCAGGGTGGTTACGATACCTCGGGCATGGTGGCGTTTTTCGGCAGGATGCAGGCCGCCACGCGCTCCTACTCGGACCTCATGCCTTCCTACCTGCGCAGCCACCCCCTCACCAGCGAGCGCATCTCCGATATCCAGGCGCGCATTCGCGAAGTGCCGTACCGCCAGCGCGTGGACACGCTCGACTTCCACCTGGTCCGGGCGCGCGCCCGCGTACTGCAGGATGGCAGTACCCAGGGGCTGGCCGAGACCCAGGCCGCTTTTGAAGCGCAGCAAAAACTGCTCAACCGCCAGCAGCAGGTCAGCGCCCAATATGGCCTGAGCTACCTGGCCCTCAAGCGCGGCCAGCTGGCCAGCGCCCAGACCTGGCTTGACCGTGCACGGGCGACCCAGCGCGGTACAGAAGGGGCGTTTGCCATCGGTTCATCCGCCTCCGATGGGGCACCCTTGTTCACTTACCTGCAGCTGGAAATCAAGCTCGCGCCAAGCCAGCCGGAAGCGATTCGCCAGCAAGGTCTCAAGGATGCCGAACAGGCGCACCGGCGCTATCCGCTGTCGCGCGGCATTGCCCACCAGTATGGCGAAGGCTTGATCAATAATGGGCGTGCGGCCGAGGCCGTCAAGTTCCTGCGCGACCAGACCTTGCAGTACCGCGAGGAAGTCAAGCTGCACGAATTACTGGCCAAGGCTTACGCGGCGCAAGGCAAGATAAGCTTGCAGCACATTTCACTGGCCGAGTATTACGCCCTGCTGGGCGGTAAGGTCGCCGCGCTCGACCAGCTGGCCATTGCCCGCAAGGCCAGCGATGCTTCGTTTTACGACATGGCCCTGATTGACGCCCGCGAGCGCGAACTGAAAGCGCAGCGGCGCGAAGAGCTCAAGGAAGAAAAAGACGGCAAGAAATGA
- a CDS encoding DUF2946 family protein yields the protein MDDIVKKAMAKWPNVPHCYGWLALDARGAWRMRDEQAQHFNLPGDKVIQDALLAFINRNYAVDERGCWYFQNGPQRVFLNLESTPFVARTDPAHGLVLHTGAPVPALDAAYMTEGGELIIVTDGKVAQVDDRDVAQLMASMEMDGQGASDDAILAWLDGREASLALRYQGKLTPVQRIARAEVPEHFQFTRLPTPP from the coding sequence ATGGATGATATTGTCAAAAAAGCGATGGCCAAGTGGCCCAACGTTCCCCACTGTTATGGCTGGCTGGCGCTGGACGCGCGCGGCGCCTGGCGCATGCGCGACGAGCAGGCCCAGCACTTCAACCTTCCCGGCGACAAGGTGATCCAGGACGCCTTGCTCGCTTTTATCAACCGCAATTACGCAGTTGACGAGCGGGGCTGCTGGTATTTCCAGAATGGGCCGCAGCGCGTATTTCTCAATCTGGAGAGCACGCCCTTTGTGGCCCGCACCGATCCGGCCCATGGGCTGGTACTGCACACGGGCGCACCGGTGCCGGCGCTGGACGCGGCCTACATGACCGAAGGCGGCGAGCTCATTATCGTGACGGACGGTAAAGTTGCGCAGGTGGATGACCGCGATGTGGCGCAGCTAATGGCGAGCATGGAAATGGATGGCCAAGGCGCGTCGGATGACGCAATCCTGGCGTGGCTCGACGGCCGCGAGGCAAGTCTGGCGCTGCGCTACCAGGGCAAGCTGACGCCGGTGCAACGCATCGCGCGCGCCGAGGTGCCGGAGCACTTTCAATTCACGCGCCTGCCAACGCCGCCGTGA
- a CDS encoding YheT family hydrolase, with amino-acid sequence MRYTSPLWLPGGHLQTIYPAVCMDKPAVTYRRERWDTEDGDFVDVDFVDGKPGRPTVVLFHGLEGSSNSHYARALMAAVAARRWNGVIPHFRGCSGELNRAPRFYHSGDAGEIDWILRRLRPRLRGKLYATGVSLGGNALLRWLGESQRSAEFVDAACAVSAPLDLARGGESLGSGLNMIYTRMFLKTLKPKCLAKLEQFPGLFDREALLSARDLYAFDNVVTAPLHGYKDTNDYWDRASARHVLQDITVPTLVLNAMNDPFLPADYLPRKASPQVTLEYPAHGGHVGFVAGPWPGRLDWLPRKLIKFLEGKDGWRAPIRAELCEARGHG; translated from the coding sequence ATGCGCTATACCTCCCCCCTGTGGCTGCCTGGCGGCCACCTGCAAACCATCTACCCCGCCGTGTGCATGGACAAGCCCGCCGTCACTTACCGGCGCGAGCGCTGGGATACCGAGGACGGCGACTTTGTCGATGTCGATTTTGTCGATGGCAAACCGGGCCGCCCCACGGTCGTGCTGTTCCACGGCCTGGAAGGCTCGTCCAACAGTCACTACGCACGCGCCCTGATGGCGGCGGTGGCGGCGCGGCGCTGGAATGGCGTGATTCCCCACTTTCGCGGCTGTTCCGGGGAACTCAACCGCGCCCCGCGCTTTTACCATTCGGGCGATGCGGGCGAAATCGACTGGATCTTGCGCCGCCTGCGCCCGCGCCTGCGCGGCAAGCTGTATGCCACCGGCGTCTCGCTCGGTGGTAATGCCTTGCTGCGCTGGCTGGGCGAATCGCAGCGCTCGGCCGAATTTGTCGACGCTGCCTGCGCCGTGTCCGCGCCGCTGGACCTGGCCCGTGGCGGTGAGTCGCTGGGCTCCGGCTTGAACATGATCTACACGCGCATGTTCCTCAAGACACTCAAGCCCAAATGCCTGGCCAAGCTGGAGCAGTTCCCCGGCTTGTTCGACCGCGAAGCCCTGCTATCGGCGCGCGACCTGTACGCCTTTGACAATGTCGTCACCGCACCCCTGCACGGTTACAAGGATACGAACGATTATTGGGACCGGGCCAGCGCCAGGCATGTGCTGCAGGACATCACCGTTCCCACCCTGGTGCTCAATGCCATGAATGATCCATTCCTGCCGGCCGACTATTTGCCGCGCAAGGCGTCGCCCCAGGTGACGCTGGAGTATCCGGCCCATGGCGGCCATGTCGGCTTCGTGGCGGGGCCCTGGCCCGGCCGACTGGACTGGCTGCCGCGCAAGCTGATCAAATTCCTGGAAGGGAAAGATGGCTGGCGCGCGCCGATCCGCGCTGAACTGTGCGAAGCTCGCGGCCATGGATGA
- a CDS encoding nuclear transport factor 2 family protein, translated as MKQVKQMNGSAAEVEAAFYEALNRADVETLMALFAEDEEIICVHPGGPRLHGHAAIQQSWEAILEKGGLQIRPSQLYETNNLMCSVHTVVEGVTSTASAEPAHLVATNVYMKTPQGWRMVLHHVSVAPGPVPSVHHAGSSLH; from the coding sequence ATGAAACAAGTCAAACAAATGAATGGCAGTGCCGCCGAGGTCGAAGCTGCATTCTATGAGGCACTGAACCGCGCCGATGTCGAAACGCTCATGGCGCTGTTTGCGGAAGACGAGGAAATCATTTGCGTCCACCCGGGCGGGCCGCGCCTGCACGGCCACGCTGCCATCCAGCAATCGTGGGAAGCCATCCTGGAAAAGGGCGGGCTGCAGATTCGTCCATCGCAATTATACGAGACCAATAACCTGATGTGCTCCGTGCATACGGTGGTCGAGGGCGTGACCTCCACCGCCAGCGCCGAGCCGGCCCACCTGGTGGCCACCAATGTCTACATGAAGACGCCGCAAGGCTGGCGCATGGTGCTGCACCATGTGTCGGTGGCGCCCGGGCCGGTGCCATCGGTGCACCACGCCGGTTCCAGCCTGCACTAG
- a CDS encoding zinc-finger domain-containing protein — protein MNEKKTPAVELGAEDLPAHCPNPAMTLWSSHPRVFLDFGHDGLAKCPYCGTEYVLKPGTVLSHH, from the coding sequence ATGAACGAGAAGAAAACGCCCGCGGTGGAACTGGGCGCCGAAGACCTGCCTGCCCATTGCCCCAACCCGGCCATGACCCTGTGGTCGTCCCATCCGCGCGTCTTTCTCGATTTCGGCCATGATGGCCTGGCCAAGTGCCCGTACTGCGGTACGGAATATGTGCTCAAACCGGGCACTGTCCTGTCGCACCACTAA
- a CDS encoding AzlC family ABC transporter permease, with product MNGPDVSAAAVARPPDEDKAFWFAGLKAGAPTLFGIAAWGLVVGVAMIKSGLTLNQALGMTLLVFAGSAQLAALPLIIADAPVWVVFATALVVNLRFVIFSALLAPHFAHLPWHQRLLLGYTAGDITVALFLQRFPSEEPAAGKVSYLKGLLYPNWLSWQVGSIAGIFLGSAVPPAWGLGFAGSLAILCILIPMVMTRATLAGVLVATATAVLAYELPFKLGLLVAVVLGMGTSMLVQAFKERRLG from the coding sequence ATGAACGGGCCGGACGTGAGCGCCGCAGCCGTGGCCCGTCCGCCGGACGAAGACAAGGCATTCTGGTTTGCCGGTCTCAAGGCTGGCGCACCGACCCTGTTCGGCATCGCCGCCTGGGGCTTGGTGGTGGGCGTGGCCATGATCAAGAGCGGGCTGACCCTGAACCAGGCGCTGGGCATGACGCTGCTCGTGTTTGCCGGTTCTGCCCAACTCGCTGCTTTGCCATTGATCATTGCCGACGCCCCAGTGTGGGTGGTGTTTGCCACGGCGCTGGTCGTCAACCTGCGTTTCGTCATTTTTTCCGCCCTGCTGGCCCCCCATTTTGCCCACTTGCCCTGGCATCAACGATTACTGCTCGGCTATACGGCGGGCGACATCACGGTCGCCCTGTTCTTGCAGCGCTTCCCCAGCGAAGAGCCGGCTGCCGGCAAGGTGTCGTACCTGAAAGGCTTGCTGTATCCGAACTGGCTGTCGTGGCAGGTCGGCTCCATTGCCGGTATTTTCCTGGGCAGTGCCGTGCCGCCCGCCTGGGGCCTGGGTTTTGCCGGCAGCCTGGCGATCCTGTGCATTCTCATTCCCATGGTCATGACCCGCGCGACCCTGGCCGGGGTGCTGGTGGCCACTGCCACGGCGGTGCTCGCCTACGAGCTGCCATTCAAGCTTGGCTTGCTGGTGGCCGTCGTGCTGGGCATGGGGACCTCCATGCTGGTGCAGGCTTTCAAGGAGCGCCGCCTTGGATAG
- a CDS encoding AzlD domain-containing protein, whose protein sequence is MDSVEIWLTIGVLIVATAIARSSFWLIGHHITIPKRVQEMLRYAPACALAAIIAPDLFMVGESDPVVSLMNPKLIAGVAATLYCLWRKSMLETIIVGMAVFTALRIWLE, encoded by the coding sequence TTGGATAGCGTGGAAATCTGGCTCACCATTGGCGTGCTGATCGTGGCCACGGCCATTGCCCGCAGTTCCTTCTGGCTGATCGGGCATCACATCACCATTCCCAAGCGGGTCCAGGAAATGCTGCGCTATGCACCGGCCTGCGCGCTGGCGGCCATCATCGCGCCCGACCTGTTCATGGTGGGCGAGAGCGATCCCGTCGTCAGCCTGATGAACCCGAAATTGATTGCCGGTGTTGCCGCGACCTTGTACTGCTTGTGGCGAAAAAGCATGTTGGAAACCATCATTGTGGGCATGGCGGTATTTACCGCACTACGGATCTGGCTGGAGTAG
- a CDS encoding phosphoglycerate kinase, which translates to MHAVLNFTRLQDLIDQNALAGKRVFIRADLNVPQDDSGKITEDTRIRASAPAIAAALKAGAAVMVTSHLGRPTEGEFKPEDTLAPVAARLSELLGQPVELKQNWVDGVEVAPGQVVLLENCRVNKGEKKNADELAQKMAKLCDIYVNDAFGTAHRAEATTHGIAKFAPIVCAGPLLAAELDALGKALGAPSRPLLAIVAGSKVSSKLSILKALADKVDNLIVGGGIANTFMKAVGLNIGKSLVEAELVGEAKAIIDMMNARGATVPIPVDVVCAKEFSPTAAATVKDVADVQDDDMILDIGPKTAATLAAQIARAGTIVWNGPVGVFEFDQFGEGTKTLALAIAESKAFSIAGGGDTLAAIAKYDITDKIGYISTGGGAFLEFLEGKTLPAVDILLQRSSQ; encoded by the coding sequence ATGCACGCCGTGCTCAATTTCACCCGTTTGCAAGACCTGATCGACCAGAATGCCCTCGCCGGAAAGCGTGTATTTATCCGCGCCGACCTGAACGTACCGCAGGACGATAGTGGCAAGATCACCGAAGATACCCGCATCCGCGCGTCGGCGCCGGCCATTGCCGCCGCCCTCAAGGCGGGCGCCGCCGTCATGGTGACGTCCCACCTGGGCCGCCCGACCGAAGGCGAATTCAAGCCAGAAGACACGCTGGCGCCGGTCGCCGCGCGCCTGTCTGAACTGCTGGGCCAGCCCGTGGAACTGAAGCAGAACTGGGTGGACGGTGTCGAGGTGGCCCCGGGCCAGGTGGTGTTGCTGGAAAACTGCCGTGTCAACAAGGGTGAAAAGAAGAATGCCGACGAGCTGGCCCAAAAAATGGCCAAGCTGTGTGATATCTATGTGAATGACGCGTTCGGCACCGCCCACCGGGCAGAAGCGACCACCCACGGTATCGCCAAGTTCGCGCCCATCGTGTGCGCCGGCCCCTTGCTGGCCGCGGAACTGGATGCCCTGGGCAAGGCACTGGGCGCGCCAAGCCGTCCGCTGCTGGCCATCGTGGCCGGCTCCAAGGTATCGTCCAAGCTGTCCATCCTCAAGGCGCTGGCCGACAAGGTCGACAACCTGATCGTGGGCGGCGGCATTGCCAACACCTTCATGAAGGCCGTTGGCCTGAACATTGGCAAGTCGCTGGTGGAAGCGGAACTGGTGGGCGAAGCCAAGGCCATCATCGACATGATGAATGCCCGCGGCGCCACCGTGCCCATTCCCGTGGACGTCGTGTGCGCCAAGGAATTTTCGCCAACGGCCGCCGCCACCGTCAAGGATGTGGCCGACGTGCAGGACGACGACATGATTCTCGACATCGGTCCGAAGACGGCCGCCACCCTGGCCGCGCAGATCGCCAGGGCCGGCACCATCGTCTGGAACGGCCCGGTGGGCGTGTTTGAATTTGACCAGTTCGGCGAAGGCACCAAAACGCTGGCGCTGGCCATTGCCGAATCTAAAGCTTTCTCGATCGCCGGTGGCGGCGATACCCTCGCTGCCATCGCCAAATACGACATTACCGACAAGATCGGGTATATCTCCACGGGCGGCGGTGCCTTCCTCGAATTCCTCGAAGGCAAAACCCTGCCAGCGGTCGACATCCTCCTGCAACGCAGCTCACAGTAA